TTTAATTTGTACTAAAAATCAATTTTTTAAGGAGCTAAAACTATGCAACAAGTTGTCTTACCCATCAAAGATTCAAACGTTCTCAAAGAGGTTCAAGATACCTTACTCAACAACTTTAAAGCTGGCCGGCGTAACTATACAGTTTTTCAAGTTGGTAAAGCGACACTGTTGCGAGTCAGTGATGTCATGCGCTTAAAACAAACCGATATTTTTAATCCGGACGGTTCTATTAAACAAAATGCGTTCATTCACGACCGAAAAACGGGTAAGCCTAATACCTTGTATCTTAAACCAGTTCAAACAGAGCTCTTATTGTACCGTCAATGGCTACTTGATCATAGACTAGCCTCTGAATGGCTCTTTCCTTCCATTCAACACCCCGAGCGCCATATTACAGAAAAACAATTTTACAAAATCATGAGTAAGGTTGGCGATCTGTTAGGAATTAATTATCTGGGTACTCATACGATGCGCAAAACCGGGGCTTATCGCGTCTACACACAATCTAATTATAATATTGGTTTGGTCATGAATTTGCTCAATCATTCCAGTGAAGCAATGACTTTAGCTTATTTAGGCTTAGACCAGGCTAGTACTGAAACGATGCTAGATCAAATTGATTTTGGTTGAATGCAATAGCGTATAACTTTAAAATAATAATATATATGGTATAATTCAAATATGGAAAAGCCAGAATTTGAAACTTACAAACGTCCCAATGGTCATGATGAATTCGATGAATGGTTACAGCAACTGCCAATTAAAGATCGCGCTAAATTACTGCAAGTGATTACAGATACGCAGGATCAAGGTTTACTAGTCGCTCAACGCATGACTTGGGTTAAAAAGATAGAATCAGCTAAAAATTTATATGAATTAAGAAGTAAGGTATCCAGTAATATTCAACGGGCATTATACTTTCACGTTAAGGGACCAAAATATGTGATTACCCATGGGTTTACCAAAAAGACACAAAAAACACCACCCGCTGAAATTAAACATGCGATTGAATTACGAACTGAATGGGAGGATAGTCAAAATGAAAATCAATGATATTTTAACCCGGGAATTAAAAGACCCTAAGTTTGCTGAAGCTTATCATGCTGACAAGGAAAAATCTGCCAGTGCCTTAGCGTTGTATCATACTCGTGAAGAAGCTGGCCTAACTCAGGCCGATTTAGCTGAAAGAGCAAACGTCCCTCAATCCACCATTGCTAGAATCGAACGTGGCGATAATGTAACGTTTGATAAACTAGCTGAAATTGCCCATGCTATGGGTAAAACAATTAAAATTGAATTTACTCAATAAGTTAGACCTTTAAAGAGGTATTTGGCAGCAGTTGATTTAATCAACTGCTGCTTTTTTGATCAAGCTAAATTAGCTTGCGCCGTTTGCGCAAAACTCCGCCTGAAAGGCTCCTGCTGAAGGCATGCTCATGATGCAAAATCATTCGGCCGACAGCCCCTGTCTGGAAGACTTTTTTACTCAAATTCCGATAGCAATTTTGAGTAAAAACGCGAAGCAATGCCAAAAAGTGGCTAGCCAATCGGCTAACCATTTTGGCATTGCACAGCGAAC
This genomic interval from Lactobacillus sp. CBA3605 contains the following:
- a CDS encoding site-specific integrase → MQQVVLPIKDSNVLKEVQDTLLNNFKAGRRNYTVFQVGKATLLRVSDVMRLKQTDIFNPDGSIKQNAFIHDRKTGKPNTLYLKPVQTELLLYRQWLLDHRLASEWLFPSIQHPERHITEKQFYKIMSKVGDLLGINYLGTHTMRKTGAYRVYTQSNYNIGLVMNLLNHSSEAMTLAYLGLDQASTETMLDQIDFG
- a CDS encoding type II toxin-antitoxin system RelE/ParE family toxin — encoded protein: MEKPEFETYKRPNGHDEFDEWLQQLPIKDRAKLLQVITDTQDQGLLVAQRMTWVKKIESAKNLYELRSKVSSNIQRALYFHVKGPKYVITHGFTKKTQKTPPAEIKHAIELRTEWEDSQNENQ
- a CDS encoding helix-turn-helix domain-containing protein; translation: MKINDILTRELKDPKFAEAYHADKEKSASALALYHTREEAGLTQADLAERANVPQSTIARIERGDNVTFDKLAEIAHAMGKTIKIEFTQ